The Juglans microcarpa x Juglans regia isolate MS1-56 chromosome 2D, Jm3101_v1.0, whole genome shotgun sequence DNA window CGTAGAGAGACGCtaagaagaaaaacatttttacaTCTATACATCTCAGACGACGCAGGTCAAGCTTGTTGCTTGGGAGACGAGCACTTGCGTGGTGGTCGTCTTTGCCAAAGCACTAACGTCTTGTCATAGTCAATTCGGTGCTGTTGGGGTAAACGATAATCAACTAATCACTCCATTCAATGGATCCTATGGCTTACCACTTCCTTGAATGGTAACCACTTCCTCCTTAGGTCTCTATCCCTCGGCCCCTTTCAATATATTCCAATGCAAGACCCTTTCAATTGCTGGAAATTCATTCAGCATTCTGAATATGTTGTCAAAAGTTTACAACTTGCCCAAGTACTTCCCGACTAGTTCTTTGTGATGTGTATAGTTCTCGGGGGGAATTTTGTCATTCGTTTGTGATGTATGTATGAAAGATGCAACCAAATTTATTGAACTCTATTATATAAACAAGTAACTTTGCACGAGTTAAGGATGGTTGTCTGCTTTTCATCCCCGTTGTCTCTGTTAAATTTTGTAACTTACATTGAGGAGAAATTGATGGAGCAATCAGTATAATCTCATTGACAGAACTTTCCAATAGAACTATATGCCCATGTGGTTATGCGGGGGGATGCAAAGCTGGAAAAAGGGGCTGAATGAGAGAGAACACTTGACAAAATATTCAAGCCCATTTGGCCAAGAGAGACATACAACCAGCCCCAAGAAGAAGAGATATGTTTACAATGATTTGAAGGCTCAATTTGCTTTGCATCCTTGAACTCATAAAATCAGCTGCAAGAAGATCTACAAGAGCCATGTAGATTAAGATCCCAGCCGATGCTGCATTAAAAATACCTTCAACAATCAGGGCAGTCGGGCTGTTCTCATCATAGACATTAGATATTCCTATTCCGATTGCAATCCCAACTGGGGTAGTAAGAGAGTAGAATGCCGCCATAATTGCAATAGCTTGGCTCTTGAATTTTGCCTAAAAATGCAGAAGGAAAAAAGGGATGTTAAACAGGGATTTACCCACCAACTGCAGTAAGTTTTGTTTCAGGATTCCATTTAACGGCAGTCATTAAAACAGTTCAATACGCAGATCATGAAACAACTACTACATAAAGGCAATTATAGAAGACAAACAACTCATGGAGTTGGACTGTCACTCGATCCTTCTGGTTTCACTATTTTACTGTAACGTATTCTCCTTTTATTCTACAACAATTTATTAAATAGATTCAAAACAGAATCCGAAACATTGATTTACGAAATTTTCTTCATGGTTATAGATAAAACAGAACACAATCAACAGACGAGTATATTAAAGTCAGACATGCTTGGAAAATTATACTACCTTCCAAAATATTAGTCAAGAACTTTGACAAACCAAACTTATTGGATGTCATCCGGGCCAAATTTGGATGAAGAGTCAACAAAAAATCAAGGAATATATAcaggcaaaaagaaaaatgagcatttgtgacagattatttacgacgagaatgattatttgtgatgaaaacagactcattttagtaGGAAAttatacatttaattttatataattgacaaaaaaaaaaaaaaaacagaagagatAGATAGATTGTACAAATGGCGATTTTACCTGAGAGATGCATCCACCAAGTCCCATGCCCTCAAAAAATTGATGGAAGGTTAAAGCAGCTACAAGTGGCTTTATTGTCTTGGGACTTTCAGAAGCACCCAAGGAAATACCTATTATGACTGAATGAACTACAATTCCCAACTCCAATACCTAAATTAGTTTAGTCAAAACAATAAGCAAACTCCAAATTCTTGATCAtaccaaaaaataagaaaataaaatccataACGAAAATCCATAATTTACTATTACTTAGTTGTAGAATGGAAATTaatcaagaaagaaaagtagaattcttttttttctctcttatacAAAACTTGTTTTGTTGAAATCTTCAACGTTCTTGTACGAACTAAAACCTACAAATGCCCAAAATTCAAGATTACCTGCGATATCACTCGGTGCCGAAGAAGCTCCGACGACGACTCGGAATTCTGAAACAAAGCAACCGAACCATGAGTATGACCATGAGTTGCATGAGTATGAGCGTCCATGTGACCCTCATGTCCCTCATCATGTCTGCCGACCTTCTCCTCGTCTCCAATCCCATGTTGGACGTTGCTGCGATGGGAGTAATACGAGGTTGCAAAGGCATCAACCATCAAGGTTCCGATCGCGGACACCATGGCCACGAACCCCGTGAACGGAAATTTTCCCCACGGATTCTCACTAAGACACGGCGACGTCAAAGTCTCAAAAGCATCGGGAAGTACGTGGATGAACCCGGTGGCTAATATCACACCAGCTGCAAAGGCCTTGATTACGAAGAACATGTCCATCTCGGGACGCAAAGCCGGTATAAACTTTCCGAGAATGGGAATGGAGACGCCAATTGCACCAGCAACGAGAATGGAAGCAATAGCAACAAGTTTATATCTGAGAGCTTGGTCCTTGTCACGCTCTTCATCCTCAGGATCGCAGGTGCACTCTCCGAAAACTAGAGAAGGGAGTAAGAAGAGCACGCATAAGAGTGTGAAGAGGAGCTTTCGGGAGGTAAATAGTTGCAGAAATATTGCCGCCATTTTGTGAAAATCGAGATTCGAGGGGAAAGAGACCGAGTTAGGGATATAAATATAACAGGTGTGAGGAGAAGAGAGCTTCAGGTTTGAACATTGACGTTGCGTTTAGAtgtgaattgaattgagttaaattaaaatattaaaatattattaaaatattattttttaattttattattattttaaaatttaaaaaagttaaattatttattatattttatattaagatttgaaaaaattataatgatgagttgaggtgaatttttaaattgaaatgaaattaattaagatgaaagttaaaaattaaataaaatattattaaaatattattcttaatattattattattttaaaatttaaaaaagttaaattatttatgatattttatataaaaatttatgaaaattataataatgaaatgaaatatattgagatagattaaaaataatattattatatcgtttcatcttattttctcattttaactatttatatatttatttttttatttttttttacttattaattaaataagtgagtaataatattttttgcacAGCACGCCCAAGAGTCGCAGGCGTCAACCTAACACAAGTAGGGGTGTGAGAAAATCTGAAAAGAGTTCGATATTCGGAGACTTTGATAATGGAGTGAAAGTCATTGTGAGGCCATGATTTGTTTGGGTAGTGATAgtgtttgagatatttttattattattttttattttattattatttattatttattattttttattttttattttttatctattttttattactatttaaaattttattattatttaaaattttattattatttttttttactatttataaatattctcaatacttTCAAGATATTTTTACTGTCCAACCAAGCCTAGAGAAATTATGACCATTCCGCTGTATGTTAGCATGTGAAACTGCGAGCGTATTGGACAAGGAAAGCCGCAtcagcttctttttctttttttttttcttttttttttttttgttttgagaaattgtGATTTTATGTTAGTGAgaataataacataaattaaccTCATCCTACCTGTTATTCCACAAACATgtagaaaatatgaaaaaacttCATCATGCCACTTCAAGAATTCTAGCTCTCTCACATTTATTGATGGTGAAATTGGGCACATATCAGCTGCGCTTTTGTTGAAGCAGAGAATttggtctcgtttgtttttcaaatgaagtaaaatgtaatgaattgatattaaaattaaaatttaaataaaatattattagaatatatatatatattttaatattatttttattttaagatttaaaaattttgaattatttatttatttattttgtatgaaattttttaaaataataataattagataagataaaatgaaatgaattgaaaagaattaaaaaaataaataaaaaaataaaaagaacgactatgatttttattatcaatattttcattGCCATTGCTGCAAAAATAATGAGGTCATGATTAATTATTGCCAAGTCTTTGGAATTTATAAGCTTTTAAATAGTCATTGGAATTTTTAACGTGACCTCACGCATGGCCGCATCCGAAGGAGATTCATACCGTCACACGCAGCACCACCAATACTAATATCTTTCGATCTTTCATATCCACGTGCTTGTTTTGTTCTCAATGTGGTGTGTGTCCCGCACGAGTGACGATATGATCGTGATAGTCTCTTACAGTTAAATTgaatcaacaaaatgcagcaCATTCCTCTTAACTGTAACTTTTAATCTTAAGTTTATAGTATGTTTATCAGACTATATTAAAATCGCTTTAAAGTGACGTCCCTACGTGAGATTGGGTTATCAAGTTTTTGGCtcgcctttttatttttattttcgatattttttttgttattttttagataattgtTGAGaactttcatctcatataatcttatATCTTTATAATTGTTAAGTTTATCAATATAATACTTGActtgcctaaaaaaaaaaaaaaaaaaaaatcctcgtTGAAAAGGTCAAAAAGTTTTGGGTAGAACGTCAGACTTGAGAAGTCTGGAGCAAAACTATTCACATTATCAGAAATCTGACAA harbors:
- the LOC121249915 gene encoding zinc transporter 5-like produces the protein MAAIFLQLFTSRKLLFTLLCVLFLLPSLVFGECTCDPEDEERDKDQALRYKLVAIASILVAGAIGVSIPILGKFIPALRPEMDMFFVIKAFAAGVILATGFIHVLPDAFETLTSPCLSENPWGKFPFTGFVAMVSAIGTLMVDAFATSYYSHRSNVQHGIGDEEKVGRHDEGHEGHMDAHTHATHGHTHGSVALFQNSESSSELLRHRVISQVLELGIVVHSVIIGISLGASESPKTIKPLVAALTFHQFFEGMGLGGCISQAKFKSQAIAIMAAFYSLTTPVGIAIGIGISNVYDENSPTALIVEGIFNAASAGILIYMALVDLLAADFMSSRMQSKLSLQIIVNISLLLGAGCMSLLAKWA